From a region of the Castanea sativa cultivar Marrone di Chiusa Pesio chromosome 10, ASM4071231v1 genome:
- the LOC142612622 gene encoding uncharacterized protein LOC142612622, translated as MVIRTSSSPAASASAVLSSSSSSSAIAPKGNLSSLFTYSHEPTTSNSTSSPKNSFFLSSLFTDQHSHSHRPTSSNPKILPKNSLPDVPFQTPLENFLKICCVSGYVTLNEALHCFDHMLSLQPTPPMSSFNYLLGALSKNKHYSSVISLCQRMNSTGLLPDFITLNILLNCFCNLNRVCDGFVVLGSILRRGCSPNTVTYTSLIKGLCKEDRIGDAVRLFKKMVKVGCMPNVITYGTLINGLCRTGNTGVALKLHVEMLNGQFGANCKPNVVCYGTIIDGLCKDGLVDNAKALFLEMKGGGIFPDVVIYSSLIHGFCCGGKWEEAKGLFNEMVDQGVQPNLVTFNVLIDFLCKEGKMKEASGLLELMVQRGEVPDMFTYNTLMDGFCLVGRLDEAKVLFDSMASKGCEPNAVSYNVLMNGYCKNWKIEEAMNYYKRMIHKGVRPTVITYNALLTGLFQAGKVKDAHKLFDEMQFNHLVPNSSTYNILFDGLCKNECLPEAMDLFNTLENKKFEPSIEIFNSLIDGLCKAEKLEIAWQIFHRLSYKGLVPTVVTYSILIHGLCNKRDLEKANDLFEEMEERGCAPNVVTYNTLMRGFFLNNELPKVVELLHKMVEKNVPPDASTASIVVDLLSKDEKYQKCLNWLPTFPAQKPEER; from the coding sequence ATGGTTATCAGAACTTCTTCTTCACCTGCTGCTTCTGCGTCTGCTGTTttgtcatcatcatcttcttcttcagcaATTGCTCCAAAAGGtaatctttcttctttattcaCATACTCACATGAACCCACAACTTCAAATTCCACATCATCaccaaaaaattcatttttcctcTCCTCTTTGTTCACCGACCAACATAGTCATAGTCATAGACCCACTTCctcaaatcccaaaattttaccAAAGAACTCACTTCCCGATGTTCCATTCCAAACCCCACTtgaaaatttcttgaaaatatgtTGTGTGTCAGGTTATGTCACTCTCAATGAAGCATTGCACTGCTTTGATCACATGCTGTCTTTGCAACCAACACCACCAATGTCATCATTCAATTATTTACTTGGTGCACTTTCTAAGAATAAGCATTATTCTAGTGTGATTTCACTTTGCCAAAGAATGAATTCAACTGGGTTGTTGCCTGACTTTATTACTTTAAACATTTTACTGAATTGCTTTTGTAATTTAAATCGAGTTTGTGATGGTTTTGTGGTCCTGGGGAGCATTTTGAGGAGAGGTTGTAGTCCCAATACTGTGACTTATACATCTTTGATTAAGGGGTTGTGTAAGGAGGATAGGATTGGTGATGCAGTTAGGTTGTTTAAGAAAATGGTCAAGGTGGGTTGTATGCCTAATGTGATTACATATGGGACTTTGATTAATGGGTTGTGTCGAACGGGGAACACTGGTGTTGCGCTTAAGTTACATGTTGAAATGCTAAACGGTCAATTTGGTGCCAATTGTAAGCCTAATGTAGTTTGTTATGGTACTATTATTGATGGCCTTTGTAAGGATGGGTTGGTAGATAATGCAAAAGCACTTTTCTTGGAAATGAAGGGTGGGGGAATATTTCCGGACGTGGTCATTTATAGCTCTCTAATACACGGTTTTTGTTGTGGAGGTAAATGGGAGGAGGCTAAAGGTTTGTTTAATGAAATGGTGGATCAAGGTGTCCAACCTAACTTGGTGACATTCAATGTGTTGATAGATTTTCTTTGCAAGGAGGGTAAGATGAAGGAAGCAAGTGGATTGTTAGAATTGATGGTTCAAAGAGGTGAGGTTCCTGACATGTTTACTTATAACACATTGATGGATGGGTTCTGTTTGGTAGGTAGACTTGATGAGGCGAAGGTGCTTTTTGATTCTATGGCAAGCAAAGGATGTGAACCTAATGCTGTAAGTTACAATGTGTTGATGAATGGATATTGCAAGAATTGGAAGATTGAGGAAGCTATGAACTATTATAAGAGAATGATTCACAAGGGAGTTAGGCCAACAGTTATAACGTATAATGCCTTATTAACAGGTCTTTTTCAGGCAGGTAAGGTCAAGGATGCACATAAGCTGTTTGATGAAATGCAATTTAATCATTTGGTACCAAATTCAAGTACATATAATATACTCTTCGATGGCCTTTGCAAGAATGAGTGCCTTCCAGAAGCAATGGATTTATTTAATACTTTAGAAAATAAGAAGTTTGAGCCTAGCATTGAAATTTTCAACTCTCTCATTGATGGGTTGTGTAAAGCAGAGAAACTTGAAATTGCTTGGCAGATATTTCACAGATTATCCTATAAAGGCCTAGTGCCAACTGTTGTAACATACTCCATCTTGATTCATGGGCTTTGTAATAAAAGAGATTTGGAAAAGGCAAATGATTTGTTTGAAGAAATGGAAGAAAGGGGTTGTGCTCCAAATGTGGTCACATATAATACGCTTATGCGTGGTTTCTTCCTGAATAATGAGTTGCCAAAAGTAGTTGAACTTCTCCACAAGATGGTGGAGAAAAATGTGCCACCAGATGCCTCCACAGCCTCCATTGTAGTAGACTTACTTTCtaaggatgaaaaatatcaaaaatgtCTGAATTGGCTTCCAACATTTCCTGCCCAGAAGCCTGAGGAGAGATGA